In Primulina huaijiensis isolate GDHJ02 chromosome 4, ASM1229523v2, whole genome shotgun sequence, the DNA window ACCCGACAAGCGGTAGATCATTCGGATCCGAAGCTCGAGAAGAACTTGCGGAGAATCGGTGCACCGAGCCCGGTAAAGATAAAGCAGGAGATGGGGCACATGCTGCTGTCAAGCTCCGGGTTGGGTGCGGCGGTGGGTGAGAGAGTTGATGAAGGGTGCTTAATAACTGAGAGAAAGAAGACGCCGCAGACAGTGGCGGCGGGGGGCAGGGGTGGTGGTAGCAAAGGTGGTGGCATGTGTGGTGGTGGGAGACGGCCGGATTACGGATCGGGTTCTGATTCTCAAGATCCGGGGAGTTGGCGTGGATCAGAGATTACGGACGCTTATTATGAGACGATGATTGAGGCAAATCCTGGGAATCCTCTCTTTTTAGCAaattatgctaaatttttgaaagagGTTAGTGACTATTCAGTAAAGTTCCAATCTTGGCAGTATGTTTCAACTTCACGATTGTGCCTAATTCTGTACTGATTCTGTAGTGTATTCATGTTTTGTAGGTTAAAGGGGACTTAACAAAAGCAGAAGAGTACTGTGGAAGAGCAATTCTAGCTAATCCAAATGATGGCAATGTGTTGTCTCTCTATGCTGATCTAATATGGCAGACACACAAGGATTCTGCTAGAGCTGAATCTTATTTTGAACAAGCTGTTAAATCTGACCCCAATGACTGGTATTTCTTGTTCAGAGACCTTTCTCCATTAGCGCGCATATCATTGCTCAGAGCTCAACTTGCACCAATTCTTGGTTTACTGACTGAACTGTTGCATATACTCAACAAATTTTCATGTTTGTGCAGTTATGTTCTAGCTTCCTATGCCCGATTCCTGTGGGATGCGGATGAGGATCACGAAGACGAGGAGGATCTAAAAACAAGCGAATGCAAAGTGAAGACGTATCACTCACCATCTAACTTTTTCCAAGATGAATCTCATTGGCCTCATCTAGCTGCAGCTTCTTGAATCTAAGTCCTCTTCCTCCATGTAAACTACCATACATATGTAGTCTACTATGTACAGAGTATTGTTATTCATAATGCCATAGTGTGTTTGCACCCTTTCTAAGGCAACCAAGAAGAGGTTTTTGTTATTCATATTTGCTTTCTTGATTCGAAGTTTGactaagaaatttaaattatgcCGTGATATAGAGATCCTTTTCTGAGGTTAAACCCAAATATTGTATACACCTTGACTTCTGCATGGATGCAGATGTAAACTGGTACCAAGGATGCCAGCAGATCAATACCTGCCGTTGTTTTATAACTCAGAGCGAGCGATAACTATGTAAATCAAATCAATAACATCTTTCAATCTTTGTATGATATGTATAAATACTACAGATTGTGTAGGTAATAATTGTTGTTCTTGATGGTTCACAAATATCATGTTTTGATCGTCACAAATATCATGTTTTGATCGTTGTTCACCATTGTTATAGATGGTAGAGCCAACAACTGTTACTAACagctgtaaatatcttatctgATATTGTTTGCTCTTGAAAATTCAAGAACT includes these proteins:
- the LOC140975751 gene encoding uncharacterized protein, yielding MLLRSSSMPVLNSWLPNSSAVLSSPESDTLPLAFPQLTRIRSVCMTTSFDDSPGRCSLTRQAVDHSDPKLEKNLRRIGAPSPVKIKQEMGHMLLSSSGLGAAVGERVDEGCLITERKKTPQTVAAGGRGGGSKGGGMCGGGRRPDYGSGSDSQDPGSWRGSEITDAYYETMIEANPGNPLFLANYAKFLKEVKGDLTKAEEYCGRAILANPNDGNVLSLYADLIWQTHKDSARAESYFEQAVKSDPNDCYVLASYARFLWDADEDHEDEEDLKTSECKVKTYHSPSNFFQDESHWPHLAAAS